The following are from one region of the Chloroflexota bacterium genome:
- a CDS encoding GntR family transcriptional regulator — translation MPPNRFSPLYRWLTETLRDEFQNAVYKPGDLIPTERELVKRYAVSSITVTRALNELVREGWIYRQAGKGTFLKRDKLEERLARLTSFAEEMHSRSIVPQYRLVRAKSVTPSPEIAHALQLSSHDHVYLIERLHLAEGEPLALAKGYWISEIGERLAQLDLNNIPLYETVERQFHIPLLEADESISATAADADIARKLGVPRRAPLLLQERLTFSTAMRPIHLTMTFFRADRYKYKIRLSRQ, via the coding sequence ATGCCGCCGAATCGTTTTTCGCCCCTCTATCGCTGGCTCACCGAAACGTTGCGCGACGAATTTCAAAACGCGGTTTACAAACCGGGCGACCTGATACCGACCGAGCGCGAGCTGGTTAAACGGTACGCGGTCAGTAGCATCACTGTAACCCGCGCGCTCAATGAATTGGTGCGCGAGGGTTGGATCTATCGCCAAGCCGGCAAAGGCACGTTCCTCAAACGCGACAAACTCGAAGAACGACTCGCGCGTCTCACTTCGTTTGCGGAAGAGATGCACAGCCGGAGCATTGTTCCCCAATACAGACTCGTGCGCGCCAAGTCGGTGACCCCTTCACCGGAGATTGCCCACGCGCTGCAATTGTCTTCGCATGACCACGTCTATCTGATCGAGCGTCTTCATCTCGCGGAGGGCGAGCCGCTGGCGCTCGCCAAAGGATATTGGATTTCTGAAATCGGCGAGCGACTCGCACAACTCGACCTGAATAACATTCCTCTGTACGAAACCGTCGAGCGACAATTTCACATTCCGCTGCTCGAAGCCGACGAGTCCATCAGCGCGACCGCGGCGGATGCCGACATCGCGCGCAAACTAGGGGTACCTCGCCGCGCCCCTCTGTTGCTCCAAGAACGGTTGACGTTTTCAACCGCGATGCGACCGATCCACTTGACCATGACTTTTTTTCGCGCGGATCGTTACAAGTACAAGATTCGTCTGTCGCGCCAATAA